A genomic window from Amblyraja radiata isolate CabotCenter1 chromosome 18, sAmbRad1.1.pri, whole genome shotgun sequence includes:
- the LOC116983441 gene encoding platelet glycoprotein IX-like, whose translation MLAFAVSALFFFLDLPSVELCPVPCECTELRDHGFRVDCSSKLLKEIPVLPENTIELYLQENHLTTVAPGKFDKLQNLRKLNLSSNPWNCDCHIAYLKHWLEDQKLISDSSVLCSTPAVINGKHILNLTGNEYPACKNHELILCKLIIHRNIGIFAVSLLVFLLLACAVHIAKHLSYRVFMAECPLRSNSQRKSGKKK comes from the coding sequence ATGTTGGCCTTTGCCGTGTCAGCGTTATTTTTCTTCCTCGATTTGCCAAGTGTGGAATTGTGTCCAGTACCCTGCGAATGCACAGAACTCCGTGACCATGGCTTCAGAGTTGACTGCAGCTCCAAACTTCTGAAGGAAATTCCTGTTCTTCCTGAAAACACAATTGAACTTTACCTACAGGAGAACCACCTCACCACTGTTGCTCCAGGCAAGTTTGACAAGCTTCAGAACCTGAGAAAGTTAAACCTTTCCTCCAATCCATGGAACTGTGATTGCCACATTGCATACCTCAAACACTGGCTCGAAGATCAAAAGCTCATTTCTGATTCATCTGTCCTTTGTTCAACTCCTGCTGTAATTAACGGCAAACATATATTGAACCTAACCGGCAATGAGTATCCTGCCTGTAAGAACCATGAATTGATCCTTTGTAAATTAATTATTCACAGAAATATCGGTATTTTTGCTGTATCGTtgcttgtttttcttttgttagCATGTGCTGTTCACATTGCAAAGCACTTGAGCTACCGAGTTTTCATGGCAGAATGCCCCTTAAGATCAAACAGCCAACGGAAAAGtggcaaaaaaaaataa